In Aedes albopictus strain Foshan chromosome 3, AalbF5, whole genome shotgun sequence, the following are encoded in one genomic region:
- the LOC109399628 gene encoding oocyte zinc finger protein XlCOF28 isoform X1, translating into MDYDEMVANLDLSICRAICRLCLGTSGRMEDLFFNESDEQLSQKIFQCTSVKMIPANGIISSICLRCKNRLMELFQFREQCVKCEEIFQAKIEKMENVTIEVEPDIFGMHPSDDENGEGYSFSTGSIDIKDEPDSWNGMDFEDAMGVNGGAFLIRAGAEEDTEYAEDGPLVESFDDSNDKYDKPYTLKHPEMDLNSMVIFIKEKKHWKCPHCEKHFNQSGNLKAHINTHTGYKPYTCNLCKRTFAQKSNLNYHMKASHDPLRPFKCNECDRAFASMDQMVTHLRNKHVQRANRSIPAKKHHCPYCGKGFSQSFNLKLHVNTHTGERPYQCDLCEKTFTQRSNLNVHINRTHKEKGQLQQQDESEKQPPQAVLSS; encoded by the exons ATGGATTATGACGAGATGGTTGCAAATTT GGATCTCTCCATCTGCCGAGCAATTTGCCGGTTGTGTCTTGGGACGAGTGGCCGGATGGAAGACCTATTTTTCAATGAATCCGACGAGCAGCTGAGCCAGAAAATTTTTCAATGCACTTCGGTCAAG ATGATACCTGCCAACGGAATAATTTCGTCAATCTGCCTGAGATGTAAGAACCGATTGATGGAGTTGTTCCAATTCCGAGAACAGTGCGTGAAATGCGAAGAAATATTCCAGGCGAAGATTGAGAAGATGGAAAATGTAACCATCGAGGTGGAGCCGGACATTTTCGGAATGCATCCAAGTGATGATGAAAACGGAGAAGGCTATAGTTTCAGTACAGGTTCGATTGATATCAAGGATGAACCCGACAGCTGGAATGGAATGGATTTCGAAGATGCCATGGGTGTAAATGGAGGGGCATTTTTAATCAGAGCAGGTGCCGAGGAGGACACAGAATATGCGGAGGATGGTCCTCTGGTTGAGAGTTTCGATGATAGCAATGATAAATACGATAAACCTTACACGTTGAAACATCCCGAGATGGATCTCAATTCGATGGTGATTTTCATCAAAGAAAAAAAGCATTGGAAATGTCCTCATTGCGAGAAACACTTTAATCAATCTGGAAACCTTAAAGCTCACATCAATACTCACACCGGATATAAGCCATACACGTGTAACCTATGCAAACGTACCTTCGCGCAGAAAAGCAATCTCAACTATCACATGAAGGCCTCGCACGATCCGCTGCGTCCGTTCAAGTGCAACGAATGTGACCGGGCATTCGCCTCGATGGACCAAATGGTGACGCACCTCAGGAACAAACACGTACAACGGGCCAACCGGTCCATTCCGGCCAAAAAGCACCACTGCCCGTACTGTGGCAAAGGGTTCTCGCAGAGCTTTAATCTCAAACTGCATGTCAACACTCACACCGGTGAGAGGCCCTACCAGTGCGATCTGTGCGAGAAGACGTTTACCCAGCGAAGCAATCTCAATGTGCACATCAATAGGACTCACAAGGAAAAAGGGCAACTGCAACAGCAGGACGAATCGGAAAAACAACCACCTCAAGCAGTATTGTCGTCGTGA
- the LOC109399628 gene encoding oocyte zinc finger protein XlCOF28 isoform X2 gives MIPANGIISSICLRCKNRLMELFQFREQCVKCEEIFQAKIEKMENVTIEVEPDIFGMHPSDDENGEGYSFSTGSIDIKDEPDSWNGMDFEDAMGVNGGAFLIRAGAEEDTEYAEDGPLVESFDDSNDKYDKPYTLKHPEMDLNSMVIFIKEKKHWKCPHCEKHFNQSGNLKAHINTHTGYKPYTCNLCKRTFAQKSNLNYHMKASHDPLRPFKCNECDRAFASMDQMVTHLRNKHVQRANRSIPAKKHHCPYCGKGFSQSFNLKLHVNTHTGERPYQCDLCEKTFTQRSNLNVHINRTHKEKGQLQQQDESEKQPPQAVLSS, from the coding sequence ATGATACCTGCCAACGGAATAATTTCGTCAATCTGCCTGAGATGTAAGAACCGATTGATGGAGTTGTTCCAATTCCGAGAACAGTGCGTGAAATGCGAAGAAATATTCCAGGCGAAGATTGAGAAGATGGAAAATGTAACCATCGAGGTGGAGCCGGACATTTTCGGAATGCATCCAAGTGATGATGAAAACGGAGAAGGCTATAGTTTCAGTACAGGTTCGATTGATATCAAGGATGAACCCGACAGCTGGAATGGAATGGATTTCGAAGATGCCATGGGTGTAAATGGAGGGGCATTTTTAATCAGAGCAGGTGCCGAGGAGGACACAGAATATGCGGAGGATGGTCCTCTGGTTGAGAGTTTCGATGATAGCAATGATAAATACGATAAACCTTACACGTTGAAACATCCCGAGATGGATCTCAATTCGATGGTGATTTTCATCAAAGAAAAAAAGCATTGGAAATGTCCTCATTGCGAGAAACACTTTAATCAATCTGGAAACCTTAAAGCTCACATCAATACTCACACCGGATATAAGCCATACACGTGTAACCTATGCAAACGTACCTTCGCGCAGAAAAGCAATCTCAACTATCACATGAAGGCCTCGCACGATCCGCTGCGTCCGTTCAAGTGCAACGAATGTGACCGGGCATTCGCCTCGATGGACCAAATGGTGACGCACCTCAGGAACAAACACGTACAACGGGCCAACCGGTCCATTCCGGCCAAAAAGCACCACTGCCCGTACTGTGGCAAAGGGTTCTCGCAGAGCTTTAATCTCAAACTGCATGTCAACACTCACACCGGTGAGAGGCCCTACCAGTGCGATCTGTGCGAGAAGACGTTTACCCAGCGAAGCAATCTCAATGTGCACATCAATAGGACTCACAAGGAAAAAGGGCAACTGCAACAGCAGGACGAATCGGAAAAACAACCACCTCAAGCAGTATTGTCGTCGTGA